A genomic region of Lachnoclostridium edouardi contains the following coding sequences:
- a CDS encoding molybdopterin-binding protein — protein sequence MKLIKTQEAVDQVLCHDMTQIIKGVTKDAVFRKGHIVREEDIPVLLSIGKDHIYIWENDDTMLHEDEAAQILREICEGDYMKASQPKEGKIELTAEIDGLFLADIEGMRAVNSLGDMMIASRASGFPVKKGDKLCGTRIIPLVIKREKMEEAKKAAGDKPLMRLLPMKKKTFGVITTGNEVFYGRIQDTFTPVLKEKLEEYGCSMVSHVVLDDDHEKITKAIMDMADTGVEMVFCTGGMSVDPDDKTPLAIKNTGAKIISYGAPVLPGAMFLLAYKEGLPICGLPGCVMYAKRTIFDLILPYLLADEPVTASQLAGLGNGGLCLNCQECHFPNCSFGHGV from the coding sequence ATGAAATTAATTAAAACACAAGAGGCGGTAGACCAGGTACTGTGCCATGATATGACTCAGATTATAAAAGGGGTGACAAAGGACGCAGTATTTCGCAAAGGCCATATTGTCCGTGAGGAAGATATTCCTGTGCTGTTAAGTATAGGAAAAGACCATATTTATATTTGGGAGAATGACGATACAATGCTCCATGAGGATGAGGCGGCCCAGATTTTAAGAGAAATCTGTGAAGGAGATTATATGAAGGCCTCACAGCCTAAGGAAGGAAAAATTGAGCTGACAGCAGAAATAGACGGTCTGTTTTTAGCTGACATAGAGGGAATGCGGGCAGTGAACTCTTTAGGAGATATGATGATAGCATCCCGCGCCTCAGGCTTTCCTGTGAAAAAGGGGGACAAGCTGTGCGGAACCAGGATTATTCCCCTGGTGATTAAAAGGGAAAAAATGGAGGAGGCCAAAAAAGCGGCCGGAGATAAGCCCTTAATGCGCCTGCTTCCTATGAAAAAGAAAACCTTTGGAGTGATAACCACAGGAAACGAGGTGTTCTACGGAAGAATTCAAGATACCTTTACTCCTGTTTTAAAAGAAAAACTGGAGGAATACGGCTGCTCCATGGTATCTCATGTGGTTTTAGACGACGACCATGAAAAAATAACAAAGGCCATTATGGACATGGCGGATACAGGGGTGGAAATGGTGTTCTGTACAGGGGGAATGAGCGTGGACCCTGACGATAAAACCCCTCTTGCCATTAAAAATACAGGGGCAAAGATTATTTCTTATGGAGCTCCTGTTCTGCCGGGAGCCATGTTTTTGCTGGCCTATAAAGAGGGCCTGCCTATATGCGGCCTGCCAGGCTGCGTAATGTATGCAAAAAGGACAATATTTGATTTGATTCTGCCTTATTTACTGGCAGATGAGCCTGTAACAGCCAGTCAGCTGGCCGGGCTTGGAAACGGCGGACTGTGTCTAAATTGTCAGGAATGCCATTTTCCTAACTGCAGCTTTGGACATGGAGTATAA